A single genomic interval of Streptomyces showdoensis harbors:
- a CDS encoding siderophore-interacting protein encodes MGRTGHGWEGVVLKLFRGRDFTFTVTGAEQVTEHYRRVGFTDGGLLAAAGVHPTMWVRLWFDRAGKPHQRAYTLVDPDPDAGTFSLEFALHDGVASRWARGCAPGDTVEATLQGTGFTAPEPAPGRLLLVGDAASLPAMNSLLDAFPGTPATLWFETAHASDEALPTRLDPELHELRRVAREDAGAALVARVREELPALAAAVPDPYVWIACDTVTTRTLAGYVRKELGLPKERVHALGYWRPSRERAADLAAG; translated from the coding sequence GTGGGTCGCACAGGCCACGGCTGGGAGGGCGTCGTCCTCAAGCTGTTCCGCGGCAGGGACTTCACGTTCACGGTGACCGGAGCCGAGCAGGTCACCGAGCACTACCGCCGGGTGGGCTTCACCGACGGCGGGCTGCTCGCCGCCGCCGGGGTCCACCCGACCATGTGGGTGCGGCTCTGGTTCGACCGGGCCGGCAAGCCCCACCAGCGCGCCTACACCCTCGTCGACCCGGACCCGGACGCCGGCACCTTCAGCCTGGAGTTCGCCCTGCACGACGGCGTCGCCAGTCGCTGGGCCCGCGGCTGCGCCCCCGGCGACACCGTCGAGGCCACCCTCCAGGGCACCGGCTTCACCGCGCCCGAACCGGCCCCCGGCCGTCTCCTCCTGGTCGGCGACGCCGCCTCGCTGCCCGCGATGAACTCCCTGCTCGACGCCTTCCCCGGCACCCCCGCCACGCTCTGGTTCGAGACCGCCCACGCCTCCGACGAGGCGCTGCCGACGCGCCTCGACCCGGAGCTGCACGAGCTCCGCCGGGTGGCGCGCGAGGACGCGGGGGCCGCCCTGGTCGCCCGGGTCCGCGAGGAGCTGCCCGCGCTCGCGGCCGCCGTCCCCGACCCGTACGTCTGGATCGCCTGCGACACCGTGACCACCCGCACCCTCGCCGGGTACGTCCGCAAGGAGCTCGGGCTGCCCAAGGAGCGGGTGCACGCGCTCGGTTACTGGCGGCCCTCCCGCGAGCGCGCGGCGGATCTCGCGGCGGGTTGA
- a CDS encoding SCO1860 family LAETG-anchored protein — MNSNTFRLPVRRSAAAATVVALAVGPVLLAAPAAHATGGEGAEGHATAVVLRAGLDVNLLNKAVNVPLRASLNEVEAPATAKKTALSVTVKGAENDKPVDVLRADVATSEATVEGNTAKGYVNLVKARVHVPGLPLLSLVEVEKVTSKAVCEAGKRPVAESNLLGHVTVLGKKTTLSTGGRTKVSVPGVGEVVLDLSRTSTTSRTAAATALELKVTVNPLELNVAEVSGKVTLAEATCATPAGSKPTERPTQRPSERPSEQPSERPTTRPSHETGLTTDNGGTTPTENLAETGGSSMTPYLAGGALLLLGLGGGAMVLARGRARARG; from the coding sequence TTGAACAGCAACACCTTCCGCCTGCCCGTACGCCGTTCCGCCGCCGCCGCGACCGTCGTCGCGCTCGCCGTCGGTCCCGTGCTCCTCGCGGCCCCGGCGGCCCACGCCACGGGCGGCGAGGGCGCCGAGGGGCACGCCACCGCCGTCGTCCTGCGCGCCGGACTCGACGTGAACCTGCTCAACAAGGCGGTGAACGTGCCGCTGCGCGCCTCCCTCAACGAGGTCGAGGCCCCGGCCACCGCCAAGAAGACCGCGCTCTCGGTGACGGTGAAGGGCGCGGAGAACGACAAGCCGGTCGACGTCCTGCGCGCCGACGTCGCCACCTCCGAGGCGACCGTCGAGGGGAACACCGCCAAGGGCTACGTCAACCTCGTCAAGGCGCGGGTCCACGTCCCCGGACTCCCGCTGCTCTCGCTGGTCGAGGTCGAGAAGGTCACCTCCAAGGCCGTCTGCGAGGCCGGCAAGCGCCCGGTCGCCGAGTCCAACCTGCTCGGCCACGTCACGGTCCTCGGCAAGAAGACCACCCTGTCGACCGGCGGTCGGACCAAGGTGAGCGTGCCCGGCGTCGGAGAGGTCGTCCTCGACCTCTCCCGCACCTCCACCACCTCCCGCACCGCCGCGGCCACCGCCCTGGAGCTGAAGGTCACGGTCAACCCGCTCGAACTCAACGTCGCCGAGGTCAGCGGCAAGGTCACCCTCGCCGAGGCCACCTGCGCGACCCCGGCCGGCAGCAAGCCGACCGAGCGCCCGACCCAGCGGCCCAGCGAGCGCCCCTCGGAGCAGCCGTCCGAGCGGCCCACCACCCGGCCCAGCCACGAGACCGGCCTGACGACGGACAACGGCGGCACCACCCCCACCGAGAACCTCGCCGAGACCGGCGGCAGCTCCATGACGCCGTACCTGGCCGGCGGCGCCCTGCTGCTCCTCGGCCTGGGCGGCGGCGCCATGGTCCTCGCGCGCGGCCGCGCCCGCGCCCGCGGCTGA
- the cobC gene encoding Rv2231c family pyridoxal phosphate-dependent protein CobC has translation MVGVGARSGAEVAEVLELVGSALREAGLGGGDVTALATLEARAAEPGIAGAAARLGVPVRAFRSEELAGVPVPHPSGRALAATGTASVAEAAALRAAGPGAVLVVPKRKARSVTCAVARSVPGCPDGAVRSHEDGLGVRLLDRGHGYIAGEPRSSPTRTIPTPTPHTTAAMDIHTHADAHDLRHHGDAEVRDEKLTDLAVNVRTNTPPEWLRERIAGSLTGLAAYPDGRAARAAVAERHDLPARRVLLTAGAAEAFVLLARALPARRPVVVHPQFTEPEAALRDAGHEVERVLLREEDGFRLDPAAVPEEADLVVIGNPTNPTSVLHPAAAIAALARPGRTLVVDEAFMDAVPGERESLAGRTDVPGLVVLRSLTKTWGLAGLRIGYVLAAPETIAALEHAQPLWPVSTPALVAAEACMSRAALAEAEDAAHRIGVERAHLLAGLAEFDEVRAVEAAEGPFVLVRIEGADAVRDRLRGLGFAARRGDTFPGLDRNWLRLAVRDRATTNRFLQALDQALLMLG, from the coding sequence GTGGTGGGGGTCGGGGCCCGGTCCGGGGCCGAGGTGGCGGAGGTGCTGGAGCTGGTCGGGTCGGCGCTGCGCGAGGCGGGGCTCGGCGGGGGTGACGTGACCGCGCTGGCGACGCTGGAGGCGCGGGCCGCGGAGCCGGGGATCGCGGGCGCGGCGGCGCGCCTCGGGGTGCCGGTGCGGGCGTTCCGGAGCGAGGAGCTGGCCGGGGTGCCCGTACCGCATCCGTCGGGGCGGGCGCTGGCCGCGACGGGGACGGCGTCCGTGGCGGAGGCGGCGGCGCTGCGCGCCGCGGGGCCGGGGGCGGTGCTGGTGGTGCCGAAGCGGAAGGCGCGGAGCGTGACCTGCGCGGTCGCCCGTTCCGTACCGGGCTGTCCGGATGGTGCGGTTCGTTCGCACGAAGATGGCTTAGGCGTACGGTTGTTGGACCGGGGCCACGGGTACATCGCAGGCGAGCCCCGCTCATCCCCCACGCGCACCATCCCCACCCCCACCCCCCACACGACGGCGGCCATGGACATCCACACTCATGCTGATGCGCACGATCTGCGTCACCACGGCGACGCCGAGGTCCGGGACGAGAAGCTGACCGACCTCGCGGTCAACGTCCGTACGAACACCCCGCCGGAGTGGCTGCGGGAGCGGATCGCCGGCTCCCTCACGGGCCTCGCCGCCTACCCCGACGGCCGGGCGGCGCGGGCGGCGGTGGCCGAGCGGCACGACCTTCCGGCCCGGCGGGTGCTGCTGACGGCGGGCGCGGCCGAGGCCTTCGTGCTGCTCGCGCGGGCGCTGCCGGCGCGGCGGCCGGTCGTGGTGCACCCGCAGTTCACCGAGCCGGAGGCCGCGCTGCGGGACGCGGGGCACGAGGTGGAGCGGGTGCTGCTGCGCGAGGAGGACGGTTTCCGGCTGGATCCGGCGGCGGTGCCGGAGGAGGCGGACCTGGTCGTGATCGGCAATCCGACGAACCCCACGTCGGTGCTGCATCCGGCGGCGGCGATCGCGGCACTGGCCCGGCCCGGGCGGACGCTGGTGGTCGACGAGGCGTTCATGGACGCGGTGCCGGGCGAGCGGGAGTCGCTGGCGGGGCGGACGGACGTGCCGGGCCTGGTGGTGCTGCGGAGCCTGACGAAGACCTGGGGTCTGGCGGGGCTGCGGATCGGCTACGTGCTGGCGGCGCCGGAGACGATCGCCGCGCTGGAGCACGCGCAGCCGCTGTGGCCGGTGTCGACGCCGGCGCTGGTGGCGGCGGAGGCCTGCATGTCGCGGGCGGCGCTCGCGGAGGCCGAGGACGCGGCGCACCGGATCGGGGTGGAGCGGGCGCACCTGCTGGCGGGGCTGGCGGAGTTCGACGAGGTGCGGGCGGTCGAGGCCGCGGAGGGCCCGTTCGTGCTGGTGCGGATCGAGGGCGCGGACGCGGTGCGGGACCGGCTGCGGGGGCTCGGCTTCGCGGCGCGGCGCGGCGACACCTTCCCGGGGCTCGACCGGAACTGGCTGCGGCTCGCGGTGCGGGACCGGGCGACGACGAACCGTTTCCTCCAGGCCCTGGACCAGGCGCTGTTGATGCTGGGCTGA
- a CDS encoding ZIP family metal transporter gives MAVVVALGAFLMTLFGGWTAQRVTDRRHLVLGLAGGLMLGVVGLDLLPEAMEAAGEKVFGVPQALLLFVGGFLFAHVVERVLAVRSAAHGAETDWGAAQSASPRDGRTPQVGLTAAAAMVGHSLMDGLALGAAFQVGGGMGATVALAVITHDFADGFNTYTITSLYGNARRKALAMLVADAVAPLVGAASTLLFTLPEELLGSYLGFFGGALLYLAAAEILPEAHHEHPALTTLLCTVAGVAFIWLVVGLSGG, from the coding sequence ATGGCTGTAGTCGTCGCGCTCGGCGCGTTCCTCATGACGCTGTTCGGCGGCTGGACGGCCCAACGCGTCACCGACCGGCGCCACCTCGTCCTCGGACTCGCCGGCGGCCTCATGCTCGGCGTCGTCGGACTCGACCTGCTCCCCGAGGCCATGGAGGCCGCCGGCGAGAAGGTCTTCGGCGTCCCGCAGGCCCTGCTGCTCTTCGTCGGCGGCTTCCTCTTCGCCCACGTGGTGGAACGCGTCCTCGCCGTCCGCAGCGCCGCGCACGGGGCGGAGACGGACTGGGGGGCAGCGCAGAGCGCTTCGCCGAGGGATGGGCGGACCCCACAGGTCGGCCTCACCGCGGCCGCCGCCATGGTCGGTCACAGCCTCATGGACGGCCTCGCCCTCGGCGCCGCCTTCCAGGTCGGCGGCGGCATGGGGGCCACCGTCGCACTCGCCGTCATCACCCACGACTTCGCCGACGGATTCAACACGTACACGATCACCAGCCTGTACGGGAACGCCCGCCGCAAGGCCCTCGCGATGCTCGTCGCCGACGCGGTCGCCCCGCTCGTCGGCGCCGCCTCCACCCTGCTGTTCACCCTTCCGGAGGAACTGCTCGGCAGCTATCTCGGGTTCTTCGGCGGTGCCCTGCTCTACCTCGCCGCCGCCGAGATCCTGCCCGAGGCCCACCACGAACACCCCGCCCTGACCACCCTGCTCTGCACGGTGGCCGGCGTGGCCTTCATCTGGCTCGTGGTGGGCCTGTCCGGCGGCTGA
- a CDS encoding cobyrinate a,c-diamide synthase: MVARLVIAAPSSGAGKTTVATGLMAAFAGRGLAVSPHKVGPDYIDPGYHALATGRPGRNLDAYMCGTERIAPLFLHGARGCDLAVVEGVMGLYDGAAGQGELASTAQVAKLLRAPVVLVVDASSQSRSVAALVHGFASWDPEVRLGGVILNKVATDRHELLLREALEESGVPVLGVLRRAPAVATPSRHLGLVPVAERQAQAVEAVAAQAEQVLAGCDMEALLALARSAPPLDAEPWVAEAGERPHAGGSVVPAVPGPAERVPATRPVVAVAGGAAFTFSYAEHAELLTAAGAEVVTFDPLRDEALPEGTRGLVIGGGFPEMYGEQLSANEPLRKAVAELAASGAPIAAECAGLLYLARSLDGHPMCGVLDADARMSERLTLGYRDAVAVNDSVLAAAGTRMRGHEFHRTVIEPGAGERAAWGLRQPERRVEGFVRGGVHASYVHTHWAGAPGAAARFVEHCG, encoded by the coding sequence GTGGTAGCACGTCTCGTCATCGCCGCGCCGTCCTCGGGCGCGGGCAAGACCACGGTCGCGACCGGCCTGATGGCCGCCTTCGCCGGCCGTGGTCTCGCGGTCTCCCCGCACAAGGTGGGCCCGGACTACATCGACCCGGGTTACCACGCGCTCGCCACCGGCCGCCCGGGCCGCAACCTCGACGCGTACATGTGCGGTACGGAGCGGATCGCGCCGCTCTTCCTGCACGGCGCGCGGGGCTGCGACCTGGCGGTCGTCGAGGGCGTGATGGGGCTGTACGACGGGGCCGCCGGGCAGGGCGAGCTGGCCTCGACCGCGCAGGTGGCGAAGCTGCTGCGGGCGCCGGTGGTGCTCGTCGTGGACGCCTCCTCGCAGTCCCGGTCGGTGGCCGCGCTCGTGCACGGCTTCGCGTCCTGGGACCCGGAGGTGCGGCTGGGCGGGGTGATCCTGAACAAGGTCGCGACCGACCGGCACGAGCTGCTGCTGCGGGAGGCCCTGGAGGAGTCCGGGGTGCCGGTGCTCGGCGTCCTGCGGCGGGCGCCCGCCGTGGCCACGCCGTCGCGGCACCTGGGGCTCGTGCCGGTCGCCGAGCGGCAGGCCCAGGCCGTGGAGGCGGTGGCGGCCCAGGCCGAGCAGGTGCTGGCCGGGTGCGACATGGAGGCGCTGCTGGCGCTGGCGCGGTCGGCGCCGCCGCTGGACGCCGAGCCGTGGGTGGCCGAGGCCGGGGAGCGGCCGCACGCGGGGGGTTCCGTGGTGCCCGCCGTCCCCGGCCCGGCGGAACGCGTGCCCGCGACGAGGCCGGTCGTGGCCGTCGCCGGCGGCGCCGCGTTCACCTTCTCGTACGCCGAGCACGCGGAGCTGCTGACCGCCGCCGGCGCCGAGGTGGTCACCTTCGACCCGCTGCGCGACGAGGCGCTGCCCGAGGGCACCCGCGGCCTCGTCATAGGCGGCGGCTTCCCCGAGATGTACGGCGAGCAGCTGTCCGCCAACGAGCCCTTGCGGAAGGCCGTCGCCGAGCTGGCCGCCTCGGGCGCGCCGATCGCGGCCGAGTGCGCCGGGCTGCTCTACCTCGCGCGCTCGCTCGACGGGCACCCGATGTGCGGGGTGCTCGACGCCGACGCGCGCATGTCGGAGCGGCTCACGCTCGGCTACCGGGACGCCGTCGCCGTGAACGACAGCGTGCTGGCGGCGGCGGGGACCCGGATGCGGGGGCACGAGTTCCACCGCACGGTGATCGAGCCGGGGGCCGGGGAGCGGGCGGCCTGGGGGCTGCGGCAGCCGGAGCGCCGGGTCGAGGGCTTCGTGCGGGGCGGGGTGCACGCGAGCTACGTGCACACGCACTGGGCCGGGGCGCCGGGCGCCGCCGCGCGTTTCGTGGAGCACTGCGGGTGA
- the cobO gene encoding cob(I)yrinic acid a,c-diamide adenosyltransferase, translating to MPQGQPTVVPDDGLTTRQRRNRALVMVHTGVGKGKSTAAFGMALRAWNQGWPIGVFQFVKSAKWRVGEENALKALGETGKGGTVTWNKMGEGWSWIQREVAEGEQSHEDKAREGWEQVKRDLAEEKYRFYVLDEFAYLLHWGWIDTEEVVEVLRDRPGQQHVVITGRNAPQELLDFADLVTDMSKVKHPMDAGQKGQRGIEW from the coding sequence ATGCCACAGGGACAGCCGACCGTCGTTCCCGACGACGGTCTCACCACCCGCCAGCGCCGCAACCGCGCACTCGTGATGGTGCACACGGGCGTCGGCAAGGGGAAGTCGACCGCCGCCTTCGGCATGGCGCTGCGCGCCTGGAACCAGGGGTGGCCGATCGGGGTGTTCCAGTTCGTCAAGTCCGCCAAGTGGAGGGTCGGCGAGGAGAACGCCCTCAAGGCGCTCGGCGAGACCGGCAAGGGCGGCACGGTCACCTGGAACAAGATGGGCGAGGGCTGGTCCTGGATCCAGCGCGAGGTCGCCGAGGGCGAGCAGTCGCACGAGGACAAGGCCCGCGAGGGCTGGGAGCAGGTCAAGCGGGACCTGGCCGAGGAGAAGTACCGGTTCTACGTCCTCGACGAGTTCGCCTACCTGCTGCACTGGGGCTGGATCGACACCGAGGAGGTCGTCGAGGTGCTGCGGGACCGTCCCGGGCAGCAGCACGTCGTGATCACCGGCCGCAACGCCCCGCAGGAGCTGCTGGACTTCGCGGACCTGGTGACCGACATGTCGAAGGTGAAGCACCCGATGGACGCGGGTCAGAAGGGCCAGCGGGGCATCGAGTGGTAG
- a CDS encoding putative cobaltochelatase has translation MSTRFPFTAVVGMDDLRLALLLNAVSPAVGGVLVRGEKGTAKSTAVRALAELLPAVSVVAGCRFSCDPGAPDPGCPDGPHDAGAPADARPARMVELPVGASEDRLVGALDIEKALAEGVKAFEPGLLADAHRGILYVDEVNLLSDHLIDHLLDAAAMGSSYVEREGVSVRHAARFLLVGTMNPEEGELRPQLLDRFGLTVEVAASRVPEQRVEVVRRRLAFEDDPSGFAARWAGEEAALRERIVAARELLPRVTLGDAVLLQIAATCAAFEVDGMRADIVMARTATALAAWAGRTEVSSEDVRQAALLALPHRRRRNPFDAPGLDEDKLDETLERFKGEDEPDTDPEPDGPGDGGPDGGGGGGIPPQGEGPAPQDSGAPEDSPSPEPAPAPAPQNSGSGSGPGPGSGERAAVQAAEPFRTKMLSVPGLGEGAAGRRSRARTEHGRTTGATRPRGALTKLHLAATVHAAAPHQKARGRSGPGLVVRRDDLRQATREGREGNLVLFAVDASGSMAARQRMGAVKGAVLSLLLDAYQRRDKVGLITFRGRDAELALPPTSSVDAAAARLEQLPTGGRTPLSAGLLKAHDVLRVERLRDPSRRPLLVVVTDGRATGGGPDPLALAARAARLHAADGTASVVVDCETGPVRLGLAGNLARELGGTAVTLDELRADAIAGLVRDVRDVQDNRSARRAA, from the coding sequence ATGAGCACCCGCTTCCCGTTCACCGCCGTCGTCGGCATGGACGACCTGCGGCTCGCGCTGCTGCTCAACGCCGTCAGCCCGGCCGTGGGCGGGGTGCTGGTCCGCGGCGAGAAGGGCACCGCGAAGTCGACCGCCGTCCGCGCGCTCGCCGAGCTGCTGCCGGCCGTGTCGGTGGTCGCCGGCTGCCGCTTCAGCTGCGACCCCGGCGCGCCCGACCCGGGCTGCCCCGACGGGCCGCACGACGCGGGTGCGCCGGCGGACGCGCGGCCGGCCCGGATGGTCGAGCTGCCGGTCGGCGCCTCCGAGGACCGGCTGGTCGGCGCGCTCGACATCGAGAAGGCGCTCGCGGAGGGCGTGAAGGCCTTCGAACCGGGGCTCCTCGCCGACGCGCACCGGGGCATCCTGTACGTCGACGAGGTCAACCTGCTCTCCGACCATCTGATCGACCACCTGCTGGACGCCGCCGCGATGGGCTCCTCCTACGTCGAGCGCGAAGGCGTCTCCGTACGGCACGCCGCCCGCTTCCTGCTGGTCGGCACGATGAACCCCGAAGAGGGCGAACTGCGGCCGCAGCTGCTCGACCGGTTCGGGCTCACCGTGGAGGTCGCCGCCTCCCGCGTGCCCGAGCAGCGGGTCGAGGTGGTCCGGCGGCGGCTGGCGTTCGAGGACGACCCGTCCGGTTTCGCCGCCCGCTGGGCCGGCGAGGAGGCCGCGCTGCGCGAACGGATCGTCGCCGCGCGGGAGTTGCTGCCCCGGGTGACGCTCGGGGACGCGGTGCTGCTGCAGATCGCCGCGACCTGCGCCGCCTTCGAGGTGGACGGCATGCGCGCCGACATCGTGATGGCCCGGACCGCGACCGCGCTCGCCGCGTGGGCGGGACGGACCGAGGTGAGCTCCGAGGACGTCCGGCAGGCGGCGCTGCTCGCGCTCCCGCACCGGCGGCGGCGCAACCCCTTCGACGCGCCGGGCCTCGACGAGGACAAGCTCGACGAGACCCTGGAGCGGTTCAAGGGCGAGGACGAGCCCGACACCGACCCGGAGCCCGACGGCCCGGGCGACGGCGGCCCCGACGGAGGCGGCGGGGGCGGCATCCCGCCGCAGGGCGAAGGCCCCGCGCCGCAGGACTCCGGGGCGCCGGAGGACTCCCCTTCCCCCGAGCCCGCGCCCGCGCCCGCGCCGCAGAACAGCGGCTCCGGGTCCGGCCCCGGCCCCGGCTCCGGCGAGCGCGCCGCCGTCCAGGCGGCCGAGCCCTTCCGCACGAAGATGCTGAGCGTGCCCGGCCTGGGCGAGGGCGCCGCCGGGCGGCGCTCCCGGGCCCGCACCGAGCACGGCCGCACCACCGGCGCCACCCGCCCCCGGGGCGCGCTGACCAAGCTGCACCTGGCCGCGACCGTGCACGCCGCCGCCCCGCACCAGAAGGCCCGCGGGCGCAGCGGCCCCGGTCTGGTGGTGCGCAGGGACGACCTGCGGCAGGCCACCCGCGAGGGCCGGGAGGGCAACCTGGTGCTGTTCGCCGTGGACGCCTCCGGTTCGATGGCGGCCCGGCAGCGGATGGGCGCGGTGAAGGGCGCGGTGCTCTCGCTGCTGCTCGACGCCTATCAGCGGCGCGACAAGGTCGGCCTGATCACCTTCCGCGGCCGGGACGCGGAGCTCGCGCTGCCGCCGACCTCGTCGGTGGACGCGGCCGCCGCCCGGCTCGAACAGCTCCCGACGGGCGGCCGTACGCCGCTGTCGGCGGGGCTGCTCAAGGCGCACGACGTGCTGCGCGTCGAGCGCCTGCGGGACCCCTCCCGCCGCCCGCTGCTCGTGGTCGTCACCGACGGCCGCGCGACCGGCGGCGGACCCGATCCGCTGGCGCTCGCCGCCCGCGCCGCGCGGCTGCACGCCGCCGACGGCACGGCGAGCGTCGTCGTGGACTGCGAGACGGGACCGGTGCGGCTCGGCCTCGCCGGGAACCTCGCCCGTGAACTCGGCGGCACCGCCGTCACCCTGGACGAGCTGCGCGCCGACGCGATCGCCGGACTCGTCAGGGACGTGAGGGACGTACAGGACAACCGCTCTGCCAGGAGGGCCGCCTGA
- a CDS encoding cobyric acid synthase, protein MRGGGLLVAGTTSDAGKSVVTAGICRWLVRQGIKVAPFKGQNMSLNSFVTREGAEIGRAQAMQAQAARVEPTALMNPVLLKPGSDRSSQVVLMGKPVGEMSARGYHGGRQRTLFEPVMACLEELRGTYDAVICEGAGSPAEINLRRTDIVNMGIARAARLPVVVVGDIDRGGVFAQFFGTTALLAPEDQELVAGYLVNKFRGDVTLLEPGLDMLHGLTGRRTFGVLPYAHGLGIDEEDGLRVSLRGTVRESVVAPPVGADVLRVAVCAVPLMSNFTDVDALAAEPGVVVRFVDRPEELVDADLVVVPGTRGTVKALAWLRERGLADALARRAAEGRPVLGICGGFQALGERIEDEVESKAGVVDGLGLLPVRVRFGVEKTLARPVGEALGERVEGYEIHHGVATVDGGEPFLDGCRVGAVWGTHWHGSLESDGFRRAFLREVAAASGRSFVPAPDTSFGALREEQLDRLGDLIEEHADTDALLRLIEEGAPTGLPFVPPGAP, encoded by the coding sequence ATGAGGGGTGGGGGGCTGCTGGTCGCCGGGACCACGTCCGACGCGGGCAAGAGCGTCGTCACGGCCGGCATCTGCCGCTGGCTGGTCCGGCAGGGGATCAAGGTCGCGCCGTTCAAGGGGCAGAACATGTCCCTCAACTCCTTCGTGACCCGGGAGGGCGCCGAGATCGGCCGCGCCCAGGCCATGCAGGCGCAGGCCGCCCGCGTCGAGCCCACGGCGCTGATGAACCCGGTCCTCCTGAAGCCCGGCAGCGACCGCTCCAGCCAGGTCGTGCTCATGGGCAAGCCGGTCGGCGAGATGAGCGCCCGCGGCTACCACGGGGGACGGCAGCGGACGCTGTTCGAGCCGGTGATGGCGTGCCTGGAGGAGCTGCGGGGCACGTACGACGCCGTGATCTGCGAGGGGGCGGGCAGTCCGGCCGAGATCAACCTGCGGCGCACCGACATCGTGAACATGGGCATCGCGCGCGCCGCGCGGCTGCCCGTCGTGGTGGTCGGCGACATCGACCGGGGCGGGGTGTTCGCCCAGTTCTTCGGCACCACCGCGCTCCTCGCGCCCGAGGACCAGGAGCTCGTCGCCGGGTACCTGGTGAACAAGTTCCGGGGCGACGTCACGCTGCTGGAGCCCGGGCTCGACATGCTCCACGGGCTGACCGGGCGCCGGACCTTCGGTGTCCTGCCGTACGCCCACGGGCTCGGCATAGACGAGGAGGACGGCCTGCGGGTCTCGCTGCGGGGCACCGTCCGCGAGTCGGTGGTGGCGCCGCCGGTCGGCGCCGACGTGCTGCGGGTCGCCGTCTGCGCCGTCCCGCTGATGTCCAACTTCACCGACGTGGACGCGCTGGCCGCCGAGCCGGGCGTGGTGGTCCGCTTCGTGGACCGGCCCGAGGAGCTCGTCGACGCGGACCTGGTCGTCGTGCCCGGCACCCGCGGCACCGTCAAGGCCCTGGCCTGGCTGCGGGAGCGCGGCCTGGCCGACGCGCTCGCCCGGCGGGCCGCCGAGGGGCGCCCGGTGCTCGGCATCTGCGGCGGCTTCCAGGCGCTCGGCGAGCGGATCGAGGACGAGGTCGAGTCGAAGGCCGGCGTGGTCGACGGGCTCGGACTGCTGCCCGTACGGGTGCGCTTCGGCGTCGAGAAGACCCTGGCCCGGCCGGTCGGCGAGGCGCTCGGCGAGAGGGTCGAGGGGTACGAGATCCACCACGGCGTCGCCACCGTCGACGGCGGCGAGCCCTTCCTCGACGGCTGCCGGGTCGGCGCGGTGTGGGGCACCCACTGGCACGGCTCGCTGGAGAGCGACGGCTTCCGCCGGGCCTTCCTGCGCGAGGTCGCGGCGGCGTCCGGCCGCAGCTTCGTGCCGGCCCCGGACACCTCCTTCGGCGCGCTCCGCGAGGAGCAGCTGGACCGGCTCGGCGACCTGATCGAGGAGCACGCCGACACGGACGCGCTGCTGCGGCTCATCGAGGAGGGGGCCCCGACGGGGCTGCCGTTCGTGCCGCCGGGGGCACCGTGA
- a CDS encoding cobalamin biosynthesis protein has protein sequence MPGRALSLPGAPGIPGATTAFAYGAAAGLAVDLIAGDPRRGHPVAAFGRAAGAVEERLLRDHRGWGALHTAVCAGSTVALGALAARTVRGSRTATVALTAASVWAVVGGTTLGREARAIGGALAAGDLEVARERLPHLCGRDPHSLDGPAMARAVVESVAENTSDAVVGALFWGAVAGVPGLLGFRAVNTLDAMVGHKSPKYRRFGWASARLDDLAGWPGARLTAALATVAGGNPRGAVRAWRADASKHPSPNAGPVEASFAGALGVRLGGTLAYGGRVEHRPVLNAEGRPVEVADIDRAVRLSRRVTGLTLAACVGGRLIASALKRRNA, from the coding sequence ATGCCCGGCCGCGCCCTCAGCCTTCCCGGTGCCCCCGGCATCCCGGGTGCCACCACCGCCTTCGCGTACGGGGCGGCCGCCGGCCTCGCCGTCGACCTGATCGCCGGCGACCCCCGCCGCGGCCACCCCGTCGCCGCCTTCGGCCGGGCGGCCGGCGCGGTGGAGGAACGCCTGCTGCGCGACCACCGCGGCTGGGGCGCCCTGCACACCGCCGTCTGCGCCGGATCCACCGTGGCGCTCGGCGCGCTGGCCGCCCGCACGGTACGGGGCAGCCGCACGGCCACCGTCGCCCTGACCGCCGCCTCCGTGTGGGCCGTCGTCGGCGGCACCACCCTGGGCCGCGAGGCCCGCGCGATCGGCGGGGCGCTCGCGGCCGGGGACCTGGAGGTCGCCCGGGAGCGCCTGCCGCACCTGTGCGGACGCGACCCGCACTCCCTGGACGGCCCCGCGATGGCCCGCGCGGTCGTCGAGTCGGTCGCCGAGAACACCTCCGACGCCGTGGTGGGCGCCCTGTTCTGGGGCGCCGTCGCGGGCGTGCCGGGCCTGCTCGGCTTCCGCGCCGTGAACACCCTGGACGCGATGGTCGGCCACAAGTCGCCGAAGTACCGCCGCTTCGGCTGGGCCTCGGCCCGGCTCGACGACCTGGCCGGCTGGCCGGGCGCCCGGCTCACCGCCGCGCTCGCCACCGTCGCCGGCGGGAACCCGCGCGGGGCGGTGCGCGCCTGGCGCGCGGACGCGTCGAAGCACCCCAGCCCCAACGCCGGACCGGTGGAGGCCTCCTTCGCGGGAGCGCTGGGGGTCCGGCTCGGCGGCACCCTGGCCTACGGCGGCCGGGTCGAACACCGGCCCGTCCTCAACGCGGAGGGGCGGCCCGTCGAGGTCGCGGACATCGACCGGGCGGTGCGCCTGTCCCGCCGGGTGACCGGACTGACCCTGGCCGCCTGCGTGGGCGGCCGGCTGATCGCGAGCGCGCTGAAGCGGAGGAACGCATGA